The Clostridium sp. AWRP genome has a window encoding:
- a CDS encoding ABC transporter permease, protein MKTNVVLIVLKKELLDMFRDRKTILMSILIPMLLLPILSFVIGKATSTSHKNVENNLKISVVDKRNSTLGVFLKSQKNVKIIKSNNIKQDVKDGKILAGITIPEDFDENISKDMNEKITLTYDNSSNDSMEAFDILNSYIDKYSKNIVSKRLEKRNIDSKILTPINIAQDTIEKKESGIGKLMLNIMVPLLLILGSVGNTVAPSLDLGVGEKERGTLEPLLTTKASRMSLLWGKFLAITIMGIIVSLANLAGLFISMNQTNGMFQGANDINIGLETITLIMILPILLTMVFGALGLSISIYAKSSKEAQTYLSPFTIIAVILVYATMMKDGKSIETYFFSIPIANASCLTKEFLVGIHNTAHIAITFGWMIVYIVAAISFARYMFNKESVIFRS, encoded by the coding sequence TTGAAAACTAATGTTGTATTAATAGTATTAAAAAAAGAACTTTTAGATATGTTTAGAGATAGAAAGACAATCCTCATGAGTATATTAATTCCCATGCTGCTTCTTCCTATACTTTCATTTGTTATAGGGAAAGCTACCAGTACCAGTCATAAAAATGTAGAAAACAATTTAAAAATATCTGTGGTTGATAAAAGAAATAGTACTTTAGGAGTATTTTTAAAATCACAAAAAAATGTAAAAATAATTAAGTCCAATAATATAAAACAAGATGTAAAAGATGGTAAAATCTTAGCAGGAATAACTATACCAGAAGATTTTGATGAAAATATAAGTAAAGATATGAATGAAAAAATCACATTAACTTATGACAATTCCAGTAATGACAGTATGGAGGCCTTTGACATATTAAATTCTTACATAGATAAATATTCAAAAAATATAGTTTCTAAAAGATTGGAAAAAAGAAATATAGATTCTAAAATATTAACTCCAATAAATATTGCCCAGGATACTATAGAAAAAAAGGAAAGTGGTATTGGAAAATTAATGCTTAACATAATGGTACCACTTTTATTGATCCTCGGGAGTGTTGGTAATACAGTAGCACCCTCCTTGGACTTAGGTGTTGGCGAAAAAGAACGAGGTACTCTAGAACCACTTTTAACCACAAAAGCAAGTAGAATGTCCTTGCTTTGGGGGAAATTTCTTGCAATTACCATAATGGGAATTATAGTATCACTGGCAAACCTTGCAGGATTATTTATTTCAATGAATCAGACAAATGGAATGTTTCAAGGTGCAAATGACATCAATATAGGACTAGAAACCATTACCTTGATAATGATTTTGCCTATACTTCTAACTATGGTTTTTGGTGCCTTAGGGCTGTCCATAAGTATTTATGCAAAATCATCAAAAGAAGCTCAAACATATTTAAGCCCTTTTACAATAATAGCTGTCATATTGGTTTATGCCACAATGATGAAGGATGGTAAAAGTATAGAAACTTATTTTTTTAGTATACCTATAGCCAATGCTTCTTGCCTTACAAAAGAGTTCTTAGTTGGAATACACAATACAGCACATATAGCTATAACCTTTGGCTGGATGATAGTGTATATAGTTGCTGCAATCTCATTTGCAAGATATATGTTCAATAAAGAAAGTGTTATTTTTAGATCATAA